A region from the Sandaracinus amylolyticus genome encodes:
- the metH gene encoding methionine synthase yields the protein MTQPFVTPRLESLLRERIVVLDGAMGTMIQRHKPTEADYRGKRFLDSKVDLKGDNELLNVTRPDLIRAVHGEYFAAGADIVETNTFGATSIAQDDYHLAHLAYELNRAGAELAVEEAHAWTKKTPDRPRFVAGAMGPTTKLLSISPDVNDPGLRAVTFDQVKSAFADQVRGLIDGGVDLLLLETITDTLNTKAALVAIEEVFAEKKKRLPIMISMTITDRSGRTLSGQTVDAFWASIEHANPVSVGINCALGATEMRPFLAELARVAPTRISCYPNAGLPNAFGGYDEQPDTTGRLLAEFAEAGFVNIVGGCCGTTPDHIASIAKQVAKLKPRTPPPSDQLSHYSGLETYTIRPESNFTMIGERTNVTGSRKFMNLIKSGDYTKALEVALDQVRGGANILDVNMDEGMLDAVAAMTKFLNLVAAEPEIAKLPIMIDSSKFEVIEAGLKCVQGKAIVNSISLKEGEDKFREQARTCRRYGAAVVVMGFDENGQAETADHRVAIATRAYRILVEEIGFAPEDIIFDPNVFAVATGIEAHNRYAIEFIEAVKRIKQECPGAKTSGGISNLSFSFRGNDHVREAMHAVFLYHATKAGLDMGIVNAGQLAVYSDIDAELLEHVEDVLFDRRPDATERLVALAERVKGGGKKREQDLAWREWPVEKRLEHALVHGIDDYIDADTEEARAKYGKPLSVIEGPLMAGMSVVGDLFGAGKMFLPQVVKSARAMKKSVAYLTPFMEEEKRRTGVTGRGNGKVLLATVKGDVHDIGKNIVGVVLGCNNYEVVDLGVMVPADKILDAAVKEDVDVVGLSGLITPSLDEMVHVASEMKRRGMSLPLLIGGATTSRQHTAVKIAPAYHEPVVHVLDASRAVNVVSALLAPEQKKELAKKNVEEQERIRSAFASGPIKPLVPFADANARRTPIEWKDADIAKPTFVGRRVIDDQPLAELVPYIDWTFFFTAWELSGRFPEILDHPKYGSAARDLYEAAQKLLAKLVADRRLRARATYGIWAANSDGNDIVLFTDESRAKELVRFPMLRQQREQDGEAQRALSDFVAPIGSGIADHVGAFAVTAGIGAEEIVMGFKKQHDDYHAIMTQALADRLAEAFAEMLHERVRREWGHGEATPLTNEQRIREEYRGIRPAFGYPACPDHTEKRKLFDLLRAKDVGIDLTEHFAMTPPASVSGIYLAHPEARYFSVGKIDREQAEDYARRKQMSVSEVERWLAPQLGYDPSKA from the coding sequence ATGACCCAGCCCTTCGTCACGCCCCGCCTCGAGTCGCTCCTCCGCGAGCGCATCGTCGTCCTCGACGGCGCGATGGGCACGATGATCCAGCGCCACAAGCCGACCGAGGCCGACTACCGCGGCAAGCGCTTCCTCGACTCCAAGGTCGATCTCAAGGGCGACAACGAGCTGCTCAACGTCACGCGCCCCGACCTCATCCGCGCGGTGCACGGCGAGTACTTCGCGGCGGGCGCGGACATCGTCGAGACCAACACGTTCGGCGCGACCTCGATCGCGCAGGACGACTACCACCTCGCGCACCTCGCGTACGAGCTGAACCGCGCGGGCGCGGAGCTCGCGGTCGAAGAGGCGCACGCCTGGACGAAGAAGACCCCGGATCGCCCGCGCTTCGTCGCGGGCGCGATGGGCCCGACGACGAAGCTGCTCTCGATCTCGCCCGACGTGAACGATCCCGGCCTGCGCGCGGTCACGTTCGATCAGGTGAAGAGCGCCTTCGCGGACCAGGTGCGCGGCCTGATCGACGGCGGCGTCGACCTGCTGCTGCTCGAGACGATCACCGACACGCTCAACACCAAGGCGGCGCTCGTCGCGATCGAGGAGGTCTTCGCCGAGAAGAAGAAGCGCCTCCCGATCATGATCTCGATGACGATCACGGATCGCTCGGGGCGCACGCTCTCCGGCCAGACCGTCGACGCGTTCTGGGCGTCGATCGAGCACGCGAATCCGGTCAGCGTCGGCATCAACTGCGCGCTCGGCGCGACCGAGATGCGGCCCTTCCTCGCGGAGCTCGCGCGCGTCGCGCCGACGCGCATCAGCTGTTACCCGAACGCGGGTCTGCCGAACGCGTTCGGCGGCTACGACGAGCAGCCCGACACGACCGGCCGCCTGCTCGCGGAGTTCGCGGAGGCGGGCTTCGTGAACATCGTCGGTGGCTGCTGCGGCACGACGCCCGATCACATCGCGTCGATCGCGAAGCAGGTCGCGAAGCTGAAGCCGCGCACGCCTCCGCCCAGCGATCAGCTCTCGCACTACTCGGGCCTCGAGACGTACACGATCCGGCCCGAGTCGAACTTCACGATGATCGGTGAGCGCACGAACGTCACCGGCTCGCGCAAGTTCATGAACCTGATCAAGTCGGGCGACTACACCAAGGCGCTCGAGGTCGCGCTCGATCAGGTGCGCGGCGGCGCGAACATCCTCGACGTCAACATGGACGAGGGGATGCTCGACGCGGTCGCGGCGATGACGAAGTTCCTCAACCTCGTCGCGGCCGAGCCCGAGATCGCGAAGCTCCCGATCATGATCGACTCCTCGAAGTTCGAGGTGATCGAGGCGGGCCTCAAGTGCGTGCAGGGCAAGGCGATCGTGAACTCGATCTCGCTCAAGGAGGGCGAGGACAAGTTCCGCGAGCAGGCGCGCACCTGCCGTCGCTACGGCGCGGCGGTCGTCGTGATGGGCTTCGACGAGAACGGGCAGGCGGAGACCGCGGACCACCGCGTCGCGATCGCGACGCGCGCGTACCGCATCCTCGTCGAGGAGATCGGCTTCGCGCCCGAGGACATCATCTTCGACCCGAACGTGTTCGCGGTCGCGACCGGCATCGAGGCGCACAATCGCTACGCGATCGAGTTCATCGAGGCGGTCAAGCGCATCAAGCAGGAGTGCCCCGGCGCGAAGACCTCGGGCGGCATCTCCAACCTGAGCTTCTCGTTCCGCGGCAACGACCACGTGCGCGAGGCCATGCACGCGGTCTTCCTCTATCACGCGACGAAGGCCGGCCTCGACATGGGCATCGTCAACGCGGGCCAGCTCGCGGTGTACTCGGACATCGACGCCGAGCTGCTCGAGCACGTCGAGGACGTGCTCTTCGATCGTCGCCCCGACGCGACCGAGCGCCTCGTCGCGCTCGCCGAGCGCGTGAAGGGCGGCGGCAAGAAGCGCGAGCAGGATCTCGCGTGGCGCGAGTGGCCGGTCGAGAAGCGCCTCGAGCACGCGCTCGTGCACGGCATCGACGACTACATCGACGCGGACACCGAAGAAGCGCGCGCGAAGTACGGCAAGCCGCTCTCGGTGATCGAGGGCCCGCTGATGGCGGGCATGAGCGTCGTCGGCGACCTCTTCGGCGCGGGCAAGATGTTCCTGCCGCAGGTCGTGAAGAGCGCGCGCGCGATGAAGAAGTCGGTCGCGTACCTCACGCCGTTCATGGAAGAGGAGAAGCGCCGCACCGGCGTCACGGGGCGCGGCAACGGCAAGGTGCTGCTCGCCACCGTGAAGGGCGACGTGCACGACATCGGCAAGAACATCGTCGGCGTCGTGCTCGGCTGCAACAACTACGAGGTCGTCGATCTCGGCGTGATGGTGCCCGCCGACAAGATCCTCGACGCCGCGGTGAAGGAAGACGTCGACGTCGTCGGTCTGTCGGGGCTGATCACTCCGTCGCTCGACGAGATGGTGCACGTCGCGAGCGAGATGAAGCGCCGCGGAATGTCGCTCCCGCTGCTGATCGGCGGCGCGACGACGAGCCGCCAGCACACCGCCGTGAAGATCGCGCCCGCGTACCACGAGCCCGTGGTGCACGTGCTCGACGCGTCGCGCGCGGTGAACGTGGTGAGCGCGCTGCTCGCGCCCGAGCAGAAGAAGGAGCTCGCGAAGAAGAACGTCGAGGAGCAGGAGCGCATCCGCTCGGCGTTCGCGAGCGGCCCGATCAAGCCGCTCGTGCCCTTCGCCGACGCGAACGCGCGCCGCACGCCGATCGAGTGGAAGGACGCGGACATCGCGAAGCCGACCTTCGTCGGGCGCCGCGTGATCGACGATCAGCCGCTCGCGGAGCTCGTCCCGTACATCGACTGGACGTTCTTCTTCACGGCGTGGGAGCTCTCGGGCCGCTTCCCCGAGATCCTCGATCACCCGAAGTACGGCAGCGCGGCGCGCGATCTCTACGAGGCCGCGCAGAAGCTCCTCGCGAAGCTCGTCGCGGACCGCAGGCTGCGCGCGCGCGCGACGTACGGCATCTGGGCCGCGAACAGCGACGGCAACGACATCGTGCTGTTCACCGACGAGTCGCGCGCGAAGGAGCTCGTGCGCTTCCCGATGCTGCGCCAGCAGCGCGAGCAGGACGGCGAGGCCCAGCGCGCGCTCTCGGACTTCGTCGCGCCGATCGGCTCCGGCATCGCGGATCACGTCGGCGCGTTCGCGGTCACCGCGGGCATCGGCGCCGAGGAGATCGTCATGGGCTTCAAGAAGCAGCACGACGACTACCACGCGATCATGACGCAGGCGCTCGCGGACCGGCTCGCCGAGGCGTTCGCCGAGATGCTGCACGAGCGCGTTCGCCGCGAGTGGGGCCACGGCGAGGCGACGCCGCTCACGAACGAGCAGCGCATCCGCGAGGAGTACCGCGGCATCCGCCCGGCGTTCGGCTACCCCGCGTGCCCCGATCACACCGAGAAGCGGAAGCTGTTCGATCTGCTGCGCGCGAAGGACGTCGGCATCGATCTCACCGAGCACTTCGCGATGACGCCGCCCGCGAGCGTGAGCGGCATCTACCTGGCGCACCCCGAGGCTCGTTACTTCTCGGTCGGCAAGATCGATCGCGAGCAGGCCGAGGACTACGCGCGCCGCAAGCAGATGAGCGTGAGCGAGGTCGAGCGCTGGCTCGCGCCGCAGCTCGGCTACGACCCGAGCAAGGCGTGA
- a CDS encoding ArsR/SmtB family transcription factor, with the protein MDLGAATNLLGLLGDPTRVRLVSILAHLTDGDAATGAAQELSVAELVEITGVTQSRVSTHLGRLREAGVVRDRREGSSAFYSLNDAGMSEPTRKVLSLVRGELKDATLEADARRADSVVKRRKSGVTWLESVAGHMERHYSPGRTWESMAHGVLTMLQAGDVLDAGCGDGTVASLVAPRAASVTCLDRSPRMIEAASSRLASLANVRTVLGDVHTMPFDDASFDAVLFFHVLTCAEDPKRALAEAARVLRPCGTLSVLVLDAHDHAELTASYGHVHAGFRPRRLESMIAAAGLEVDACDVTSRERREPFFQVVTASARKPAPATSSPVSRPSRAARRSPR; encoded by the coding sequence ATGGACCTCGGCGCGGCGACGAACCTGCTCGGCCTCCTGGGCGACCCCACGCGGGTGCGCCTGGTGTCGATCCTCGCCCACCTCACGGACGGCGATGCCGCCACCGGCGCCGCGCAGGAGCTCTCCGTCGCCGAGCTCGTCGAGATCACCGGCGTCACCCAGTCGCGCGTCTCCACGCACCTCGGTCGTCTCCGCGAAGCGGGCGTCGTGCGCGACCGTCGCGAGGGCAGCTCGGCGTTCTACTCGCTCAACGACGCCGGGATGAGCGAGCCCACGCGCAAGGTGCTCTCGCTCGTGCGCGGCGAGCTGAAGGACGCGACGCTCGAGGCCGACGCGCGCCGCGCCGACTCGGTCGTGAAGCGTCGCAAGAGCGGCGTCACGTGGCTCGAGTCGGTCGCGGGCCACATGGAGCGCCACTACTCGCCGGGCCGCACGTGGGAGTCGATGGCGCACGGCGTGCTGACGATGCTACAGGCGGGCGACGTGCTCGACGCGGGCTGCGGAGACGGCACCGTCGCGTCGCTCGTCGCGCCCCGCGCCGCGAGCGTCACGTGCCTCGATCGATCCCCGCGCATGATCGAGGCTGCGTCGTCGCGCCTCGCGTCGCTCGCGAACGTGCGCACGGTCCTCGGCGACGTGCACACGATGCCCTTCGACGACGCCTCGTTCGACGCCGTCCTCTTCTTCCACGTGCTCACCTGCGCGGAGGACCCCAAGCGCGCGCTCGCGGAGGCCGCGCGCGTCCTGCGCCCCTGCGGCACGCTCTCGGTGCTGGTGCTCGACGCGCACGATCACGCCGAGCTCACCGCCTCCTACGGCCACGTCCACGCGGGGTTCCGCCCGCGCCGCCTCGAGTCCATGATCGCCGCCGCCGGCCTCGAGGTCGACGCGTGCGACGTCACGTCGCGCGAGCGACGCGAGCCCTTCTTCCAGGTCGTCACGGCGTCCGCGCGCAAGCCCGCGCCGGCCACGTCGTCGCCCGTTTCCCGTCCTTCTCGAGCTGCACGGAGATCGCCCCGATGA